The following are encoded in a window of Variovorax paradoxus genomic DNA:
- a CDS encoding branched-chain amino acid ABC transporter permease: MSGILVLEQLLNGIGYGLMLFLLAAGLTLVFGIMDVLNLAHGSLFMAGAYVAAEAHTRTGSFAAAIVVAVLVTVVVALLIEVLLMRRLYKRDHLAQVLATFGVILVADDIVKMIWGPSPIMAPTPAALSGPVELMDGLPYPSYRLVILAGGVLMALALYVLVNHTRIGMRVRAGASDRPMAELMGVRVGRIFNGVFLLGAALAALAGALMGPIVAVQVGMGEAILIPALVVLVIGGIGSVRGAFVAALLVGVVDTIGRAFVPMLLRATLPPATAADLGPLFAEVAMYALMVVVLIFRPSGLFSARS, translated from the coding sequence ATGAGCGGCATCCTCGTCCTCGAGCAATTGCTCAACGGCATCGGCTACGGCCTGATGCTCTTTCTTCTGGCGGCGGGCCTCACGCTGGTGTTCGGCATCATGGACGTGCTGAACCTCGCGCACGGCTCGCTGTTCATGGCCGGCGCCTACGTGGCGGCCGAGGCGCACACGCGCACCGGCTCGTTCGCCGCCGCCATCGTGGTCGCGGTGCTCGTCACCGTGGTGGTGGCGCTGCTGATCGAGGTGCTGCTGATGCGCCGCCTCTACAAGCGCGACCACCTGGCGCAGGTGCTCGCCACCTTCGGCGTGATTTTGGTGGCCGACGACATCGTCAAGATGATCTGGGGCCCCTCGCCCATCATGGCGCCCACGCCGGCCGCGCTCTCGGGCCCGGTCGAGTTGATGGACGGCCTGCCCTACCCTTCGTACCGCCTCGTGATCCTCGCGGGCGGCGTGCTGATGGCGCTGGCGCTGTACGTGCTCGTGAACCACACGCGCATCGGCATGCGGGTGCGCGCGGGTGCGTCCGACCGGCCGATGGCCGAGCTGATGGGCGTGCGCGTGGGCCGCATCTTCAACGGCGTGTTCCTGCTCGGCGCGGCGCTGGCCGCACTGGCCGGCGCGCTCATGGGCCCGATCGTCGCGGTGCAGGTGGGCATGGGCGAAGCCATCCTGATCCCGGCGCTGGTGGTGCTGGTGATCGGCGGCATCGGCTCGGTGCGCGGTGCCTTCGTGGCCGCGCTGCTGGTCGGCGTGGTCGACACCATCGGCCGCGCCTTCGTGCCGATGCTGCTGCGCGCCACGCTGCCGCCCGCCACGGCGGCCGACCTGGGGCCGCTGTTCGCCGAGGTCGCGATGTACGCGCTCATGGTCGTCGTCTTGATCTTCCGGCCCTCCGGCCTCTTCTCGGCCCGATCATGA
- a CDS encoding branched-chain amino acid ABC transporter permease has product MKFSSRTFGLGLLLVALAAFPLVAPLFGLDFYIGFVRRVLIVALAAASLNFILGFGGMVALGHAGFIGMGAYTVVALSDAGVMSAWILWPMAALVAGVVAALIGTVALRTRGVYFIMTTLAFAQMLYFVVVSLRKYGGDDGYTLMSRPTLLPGLDLGNEATFYWVVLAVVALALWWLHRATQARFGHALMGIRDNETRMRALGYPVFRLQLVGFAIAGAIAGLAGALLAGGNGFVSPATMHWTQSATLVVMVVIGGLGRSWGGPVGAVVWLVLEEVLKQHTEHWHMPLGLLLIAVALWAPRGLAALSTKRRTVAAAAASAATAAGSAKP; this is encoded by the coding sequence ATGAAATTCTCGTCACGCACCTTCGGCCTCGGGCTGCTCCTCGTGGCGCTCGCGGCCTTTCCGCTGGTCGCGCCGCTGTTCGGGCTCGACTTCTACATCGGCTTCGTGCGGCGCGTGCTGATCGTCGCGCTGGCCGCTGCGAGCCTGAACTTCATCCTCGGCTTCGGCGGCATGGTGGCGCTCGGGCATGCGGGCTTCATCGGCATGGGCGCCTACACGGTGGTGGCGCTCAGCGACGCCGGCGTGATGTCGGCCTGGATCCTGTGGCCGATGGCCGCGCTGGTGGCCGGCGTGGTCGCCGCGCTGATCGGCACGGTGGCGCTGCGCACGCGCGGCGTGTACTTCATCATGACCACGCTGGCTTTTGCGCAGATGCTGTACTTCGTCGTCGTGTCGCTGCGCAAGTACGGCGGCGACGACGGCTACACGCTCATGTCGCGCCCCACGCTGCTGCCGGGCCTCGACCTGGGCAACGAAGCTACCTTCTACTGGGTGGTGCTCGCGGTGGTCGCGCTCGCACTGTGGTGGCTGCACCGCGCCACGCAGGCGCGCTTCGGCCATGCGCTGATGGGCATCCGCGACAACGAGACGCGCATGCGCGCGCTGGGCTACCCGGTGTTCCGGCTGCAACTGGTCGGCTTCGCCATTGCAGGCGCGATCGCCGGTCTGGCCGGCGCGCTGCTGGCCGGCGGCAACGGCTTCGTGAGCCCCGCGACCATGCACTGGACGCAGTCGGCCACGCTGGTGGTGATGGTCGTCATCGGCGGCCTCGGCCGCAGCTGGGGCGGGCCGGTGGGCGCCGTGGTCTGGCTGGTGCTCGAGGAAGTGCTCAAGCAGCACACCGAACACTGGCACATGCCGCTGGGCCTGCTGCTGATCGCCGTCGCCCTCTGGGCCCCGCGCGGCCTCGCCGCACTGTCCACGAAACGCCGCACGGTCGCAGCAGCAGCGGCCTCCGCTGCAACTGCCGCAGGGAGCGCCAAGCCATGA
- a CDS encoding ABC transporter ATP-binding protein: protein MSLFRIEGLVKRFGGLLATDHVNLTVERGEVHALIGPNGAGKTTLVNLITGLLEADAGRLMLDGQDITAYKDHQRVAAGMSRCFQVTRVFAKETVHDNLMLAAQAHAGSSLRFLAPRANERALVDRAIALADRVGLGSERHRIAGTLPHGAQRALDVALALAAEPKLLLLDEPMAGMGPDESARMVDLIESLRESMAILLIEHDMDAVFRLANRLTVLVQGKVLMSGTADEVRGHPDVQAVYLGTEAEGHA, encoded by the coding sequence ATGAGCCTTTTCAGAATCGAAGGGTTGGTCAAGCGCTTCGGCGGCTTGCTGGCGACCGACCATGTGAACCTCACGGTAGAGCGCGGCGAAGTGCATGCGCTCATCGGTCCCAACGGCGCGGGCAAGACCACGCTGGTGAACCTCATCACCGGCCTGCTGGAGGCCGACGCGGGCCGGCTGATGCTCGACGGGCAGGACATCACGGCCTACAAGGACCACCAGCGCGTGGCCGCCGGCATGTCGCGCTGCTTCCAGGTGACGCGCGTGTTCGCCAAAGAAACGGTGCACGACAACCTGATGCTCGCGGCGCAGGCCCATGCGGGCAGCAGCCTGCGTTTTCTCGCGCCGCGTGCCAACGAACGCGCGCTGGTCGACCGTGCCATTGCACTGGCCGACCGCGTGGGCCTGGGCAGCGAACGCCACCGCATCGCGGGCACGCTGCCGCACGGCGCGCAGCGGGCGCTCGACGTGGCACTGGCGCTGGCCGCCGAACCCAAGCTGCTGCTGCTCGACGAGCCGATGGCCGGCATGGGCCCCGACGAGTCGGCGCGCATGGTCGACCTCATCGAATCGCTGCGTGAATCGATGGCCATCCTGCTCATCGAGCACGACATGGACGCCGTGTTCCGTCTCGCCAACCGCCTCACGGTGCTGGTGCAGGGCAAGGTGTTGATGAGCGGCACGGCCGACGAAGTGCGGGGCCACCCCGACGTACAGGCCGTGTACCTCGGCACCGAAGCGGAAGGACACGCATGA
- a CDS encoding ABC transporter ATP-binding protein: MSTTTTKTALLEATAIEAGYGASQVLFGIDVRVGAGEVMALLGRNGMGKSTLLKVLTGTIAPMRGGVQFCGAAIGGHRPDAIARRGMAIVPEGRHVFPNLSVDEHLRAFARPRPGSAPRWTVEALYKLFPRLSERKANAGNQLSGGEQQMLAIARALSTHPRLLILDEATEGLAPVIREEIWHCIATLKSEGEAILVVDKYVQRLLPLADRHMILERGRVVWQGDSAALDADRSLWARYLGV, from the coding sequence ATGAGCACGACGACCACGAAAACCGCCCTGCTCGAGGCCACCGCCATCGAAGCCGGCTACGGCGCCAGCCAGGTGCTGTTCGGCATCGACGTGCGCGTCGGTGCCGGCGAAGTGATGGCGCTGCTGGGCCGCAACGGCATGGGCAAGAGCACGCTGCTGAAGGTGCTGACCGGCACGATCGCACCGATGCGCGGCGGCGTGCAGTTCTGTGGCGCGGCCATCGGCGGCCACCGGCCCGACGCCATCGCGCGGCGCGGCATGGCCATCGTGCCCGAGGGGCGCCATGTGTTCCCCAACCTCAGCGTGGACGAGCACCTGCGCGCCTTCGCACGGCCCCGTCCCGGCAGCGCGCCGCGCTGGACCGTCGAGGCGCTCTACAAGCTCTTTCCGCGCCTTTCGGAACGCAAGGCCAACGCGGGCAACCAGCTCTCGGGCGGCGAGCAGCAGATGCTGGCCATTGCCCGCGCGCTGTCGACGCACCCGCGCCTGCTGATCCTCGACGAAGCCACCGAAGGCCTGGCCCCGGTGATCCGCGAGGAGATCTGGCACTGCATCGCGACGCTCAAGTCGGAAGGCGAAGCGATCCTCGTGGTCGACAAGTACGTGCAGCGCCTGCTGCCGCTGGCCGACCGCCACATGATCCTCGAGCGCGGCCGCGTGGTGTGGCAGGGCGACTCGGCCGCGCTCGACGCCGACCGGTCGCTGTGGGCGCGCTACCTGGGCGTCTGA
- a CDS encoding SulP family inorganic anion transporter, which translates to MSSTHSRLRTEWCPSIPRELMAGAVATFALIPEVIAFSFVAGVDPAVGLFASFVIGLVIAFTGGRPAMVSAAAGSVALVAAPLVHAHGLPYLLAAGVLAGAMQIVFGLLRLGVLMRFVSSSVRTGFVNALAILIFAAQMPHFIGANTATWAMVGLGLAIIYLLPRLTTAVPSPLVCIVVVTLVGQWLGLPLKTVADLGHLPDALPAFALPSVPLTLETLRIIALPAFAIAMVGLLESMMTASVVDELTDTPSSKNRECSGLGIANVAANCFGGIAGCGMIGQTVSNVRYGGRGRLSTLFAGAFLLILMVLLKPWVSQVPVAALVAIMVMVSASTFDWGSLRTLVRHPRMSSAVMLATVAVTVATDNLAAGVAVGVMLSGVFFTFKVARLLQVQAEVEEGGTRVYRVTGQVFFASADMLVDAFDVREIDSAPVRIDVTQAHFWDVTAVTALTKVVERLRKHGSVVEVVGLNQASRDLILKLDAAPE; encoded by the coding sequence ATGTCTTCTACCCACAGTCGCCTGCGCACCGAGTGGTGCCCGAGCATTCCCCGCGAGCTGATGGCGGGCGCCGTCGCCACCTTCGCGCTCATTCCCGAGGTCATCGCCTTTTCCTTCGTTGCCGGCGTGGACCCGGCGGTCGGCCTCTTTGCCTCGTTCGTCATCGGCCTCGTGATCGCCTTCACCGGCGGCCGGCCGGCCATGGTGTCGGCCGCGGCCGGTTCGGTGGCGCTGGTGGCCGCGCCGCTGGTGCATGCGCATGGCCTGCCGTACCTGCTGGCGGCGGGCGTGCTCGCGGGCGCGATGCAGATCGTGTTCGGCCTGCTGCGGCTCGGCGTGCTGATGCGCTTCGTGTCGTCGTCGGTGCGCACCGGCTTCGTCAACGCGCTGGCCATCCTGATCTTCGCGGCGCAGATGCCGCACTTCATCGGCGCCAACACCGCGACCTGGGCCATGGTCGGGCTCGGGCTGGCCATCATCTACCTGCTGCCGCGCCTGACAACGGCGGTGCCGTCGCCGCTGGTGTGCATCGTGGTCGTGACGCTGGTGGGCCAGTGGCTGGGCCTGCCGCTGAAGACCGTGGCCGACCTCGGCCATCTGCCCGATGCGCTGCCTGCGTTCGCATTGCCCTCGGTGCCGCTCACGCTCGAGACGCTGCGCATCATCGCGTTGCCGGCCTTCGCGATCGCCATGGTCGGCCTGCTCGAATCGATGATGACCGCGAGCGTGGTCGACGAACTCACCGACACACCGAGCTCGAAGAACCGCGAGTGCAGCGGACTGGGCATCGCCAACGTCGCGGCCAACTGCTTCGGCGGCATCGCGGGCTGCGGAATGATCGGCCAGACCGTGAGCAACGTGCGCTACGGCGGACGCGGGCGGTTGTCGACGCTGTTCGCCGGCGCCTTCCTGCTGATCCTCATGGTGCTGCTCAAGCCCTGGGTGTCGCAGGTGCCGGTGGCGGCGCTGGTCGCGATCATGGTGATGGTGTCGGCCTCGACCTTCGACTGGGGCTCGCTGCGCACGCTGGTGCGGCATCCGCGCATGTCGAGCGCCGTGATGCTCGCGACCGTGGCCGTCACCGTCGCCACCGACAACCTCGCCGCGGGCGTGGCCGTCGGCGTGATGCTCAGCGGCGTGTTCTTCACCTTCAAGGTCGCGCGGCTGCTGCAGGTGCAGGCCGAAGTGGAAGAAGGCGGCACGCGCGTCTACCGTGTGACGGGCCAAGTGTTCTTCGCCTCGGCCGACATGCTGGTCGACGCCTTCGACGTGCGCGAGATCGACAGTGCACCGGTGCGCATCGACGTGACGCAGGCGCACTTCTGGGACGTCACCGCCGTCACCGCGCTGACCAAGGTGGTCGAGCGGCTGCGCAAGCACGGCAGCGTGGTGGAGGTCGTCGGCCTCAATCAGGCCAGCCGCGACCTGATCCTGAAACTCGACGCCGCGCCCGAATAA
- a CDS encoding SDR family oxidoreductase translates to MPSDTPQKVAIVTAGGSGMGAAAARKLADDGFRVAILSSSGKGEALAQELGGIGVTGSNQSNDDVKRLVDQVIAEWGRIDVLVNSAGHGPRAPILEISDDDWHRGMDVYFLSAVRPARLVAPHMVKQGGGAIINISTFAAFEPDPVFPTSGVFRAGLAAFTKLFADQYAKHNVRMNNVLPGFIDSLPEKDVFRERIPMGRYGRSAEIAATIGFLASEGAGYITGQNLRVDGGITRSV, encoded by the coding sequence ATGCCTTCAGACACCCCCCAAAAAGTAGCCATCGTCACCGCCGGCGGCAGCGGCATGGGCGCCGCCGCGGCGCGCAAGCTCGCGGACGACGGCTTTCGCGTGGCCATCCTGTCCTCGTCGGGCAAGGGCGAGGCGCTGGCGCAGGAACTCGGCGGCATCGGCGTCACGGGCTCCAACCAGTCGAACGACGACGTCAAACGTCTCGTCGACCAGGTCATCGCCGAATGGGGCCGCATCGACGTGCTCGTGAACAGCGCCGGCCACGGTCCGCGTGCGCCGATCCTGGAGATCAGCGACGACGACTGGCACCGCGGCATGGACGTCTACTTCCTGAGCGCCGTGCGCCCCGCGCGCCTCGTGGCGCCGCACATGGTGAAGCAGGGCGGCGGCGCGATCATCAACATCTCGACCTTCGCGGCCTTCGAGCCCGACCCCGTGTTTCCGACCTCGGGCGTGTTCCGCGCCGGCCTCGCGGCTTTCACCAAGCTCTTCGCCGACCAGTACGCGAAGCACAACGTGCGCATGAACAACGTGCTGCCCGGCTTCATCGACAGCCTGCCCGAGAAGGACGTGTTCCGCGAGCGCATCCCCATGGGCCGCTACGGCCGCAGCGCCGAGATCGCCGCCACCATCGGCTTCCTGGCCTCCGAGGGCGCGGGCTACATCACGGGGCAGAACCTGCGCGTGGACGGCGGCATCACGCGCTCGGTCTGA
- a CDS encoding glutathione S-transferase, with protein sequence MKIFFSPASPFVRKCMVVAHELGVADRIEKLPSAAGPVKRDASILPNNPLGQVPTFLTDDGQVLFDSRVICEYLDTTHGGGLFPATGPARWERLTELSLADGMTGAALLARYETMLRPEALRWTDWTDGQLDKVRTGLEWLEAAAPSFGERVDIGTIAFGCALGYMDFRFPSVDWRAQAPNSAKWFAAFNHRPSMQATLPTA encoded by the coding sequence ATGAAGATCTTCTTCTCCCCCGCGTCCCCCTTCGTGCGCAAGTGCATGGTCGTGGCCCACGAACTCGGCGTGGCCGACCGCATCGAGAAGCTGCCCAGCGCCGCCGGCCCGGTGAAGCGCGACGCCAGCATCCTCCCCAACAACCCGCTGGGCCAGGTGCCGACCTTCCTCACCGACGACGGCCAGGTGCTGTTCGACAGCCGCGTGATCTGCGAGTACCTCGACACGACACACGGCGGCGGCCTGTTCCCGGCCACCGGGCCTGCACGCTGGGAGCGCCTGACCGAGCTGTCATTGGCCGACGGCATGACCGGCGCCGCGCTGCTCGCGCGCTACGAGACCATGCTTCGCCCCGAGGCGCTGCGCTGGACCGACTGGACCGACGGCCAGCTCGACAAGGTGCGCACCGGCCTCGAATGGCTCGAAGCGGCGGCGCCGTCGTTCGGCGAGCGCGTCGACATCGGCACCATCGCCTTCGGCTGCGCGCTGGGCTACATGGACTTCCGCTTTCCCTCGGTGGACTGGCGCGCCCAGGCGCCGAACAGCGCGAAGTGGTTCGCCGCGTTCAACCACCGGCCGTCGATGCAGGCCACGTTGCCGACCGCCTGA
- a CDS encoding acyl-CoA thioesterase: MTPEPVLAARLVAELVALMQLEPLGGDRFLAQSEDIGTPAVFGGQVLGQSLMAASLTVGAERPVHSMHAYFLLPGEHAPIEYSVDRVRDGRSFTTRHVVARQQDRIIFEMSASFQTVDEGVEHQFAMPAVEGPDGLTSELDQRIALGDRLPEPWRSKAIQPHGIEYRRVDPEDLLRPEVRPTENQSAIWMRAIAPLPDDLTVHRALLAYASDHGLLRAAMLPHGLSFMSGQVRPASLDHAMWFHRDFRLDDWLLYVVDSPSAGGARGLCRGSIYTRDGRLVASAAQEGMLRIRKPGTARTPITG; this comes from the coding sequence ATGACCCCCGAACCCGTCCTTGCCGCCCGCCTCGTTGCCGAACTCGTCGCCCTCATGCAGCTCGAACCGCTGGGCGGCGACCGCTTCCTGGCCCAGAGCGAGGACATCGGCACGCCCGCCGTCTTCGGCGGCCAGGTGCTCGGCCAGTCGCTCATGGCCGCCAGCCTCACGGTGGGCGCAGAGCGCCCGGTGCATTCGATGCACGCCTACTTCCTGCTGCCCGGCGAGCACGCGCCCATCGAGTACAGCGTCGACCGCGTGCGCGACGGCCGCAGCTTCACCACGCGCCACGTCGTGGCGCGCCAGCAGGACCGCATCATTTTCGAGATGTCGGCCTCGTTCCAGACCGTGGACGAGGGCGTCGAGCACCAGTTCGCCATGCCCGCGGTCGAAGGCCCCGACGGCCTGACCAGCGAGCTCGACCAGCGCATCGCGCTCGGCGACCGCCTGCCCGAACCCTGGCGCTCCAAGGCCATCCAGCCGCACGGCATCGAGTACCGGCGCGTCGACCCCGAAGACCTGCTGCGGCCCGAGGTGCGCCCCACCGAGAACCAGAGCGCCATCTGGATGCGCGCCATCGCGCCGCTGCCCGACGACCTGACCGTGCACCGCGCATTGCTGGCCTACGCCTCCGACCACGGCCTGCTGCGCGCCGCGATGCTGCCGCACGGCCTGAGTTTCATGAGCGGCCAGGTGCGCCCCGCCAGCCTGGACCACGCGATGTGGTTCCACCGCGATTTCCGCCTGGACGACTGGCTGCTCTACGTGGTCGATTCGCCCAGCGCGGGCGGCGCGCGCGGCCTGTGCCGCGGCAGCATCTACACGCGGGACGGCCGGCTCGTGGCGTCGGCGGCGCAAGAGGGGATGCTGCGCATCCGCAAGCCCGGTACGGCGCGCACGCCGATCACGGGCTGA
- a CDS encoding FAD-dependent oxidoreductase, whose protein sequence is MTTTTAQQPHTLNEPARALPVFGDFDVVVVGGGPAGIAAAVSAARHGARTLLVERYGFLGGMGTAGGVTNFAGLYGKRRGEMTQLVRGVVDDLIDRIAGFNGMNAPQNGMGGRICVRSYDTSAYKLAADQLLEAAGVQMLFHAYAAAVLHDGARIGALVVETKSGRQAIRANAFIDASGDADVAAFAGVPFEVGDGHGSGLFPTTMFRIGQVDAPAALEAVGEFSAINDFMARAEQQHPGKYSFPREGAILRPNKDPREWRANVTQIRNAAGGAMNGIDARELSDGELEGRRQIAAYFKFLQAEVPGFAPSAIVEIAPQVGIRETRRIQGLYALGREDILGSATFDDTIGLNAWPMEMHADGRIEWAFPRDEANAYNHLPWRMLVPQTVDNLLVAGRCASMTHEGQSAARASGGCFVMGQAAGTAAASLGSGRFAAIDVAALQKKLAADGVDLDR, encoded by the coding sequence ATGACGACGACCACCGCGCAGCAACCACACACCCTGAACGAACCGGCGCGCGCGCTGCCGGTGTTCGGCGACTTCGACGTGGTCGTGGTCGGCGGTGGCCCCGCCGGCATTGCGGCCGCCGTGAGCGCCGCGCGCCACGGCGCACGCACGCTGCTGGTGGAGCGCTACGGCTTTCTCGGCGGCATGGGCACCGCGGGCGGCGTGACCAACTTCGCCGGCCTGTACGGCAAGCGCCGCGGCGAGATGACGCAGCTGGTGCGCGGCGTGGTCGACGACCTCATCGACCGCATCGCCGGCTTCAACGGCATGAACGCGCCGCAGAACGGCATGGGCGGGCGCATCTGCGTGCGCTCGTACGACACCTCGGCCTACAAGCTGGCCGCCGACCAGCTGCTCGAAGCGGCCGGCGTGCAGATGCTGTTCCACGCGTACGCCGCGGCCGTGCTGCACGACGGCGCGCGCATTGGCGCGCTGGTGGTCGAGACCAAGTCGGGCCGCCAGGCGATCCGCGCCAATGCCTTCATCGATGCCAGCGGCGACGCCGACGTGGCCGCCTTCGCAGGCGTGCCCTTCGAAGTGGGCGACGGCCACGGCAGCGGGCTGTTCCCGACCACCATGTTCCGCATCGGCCAGGTCGACGCGCCGGCCGCGCTGGAAGCGGTGGGCGAGTTCTCGGCCATCAACGACTTCATGGCGCGCGCCGAGCAGCAGCACCCGGGCAAGTACAGCTTTCCGCGCGAAGGCGCGATCCTGCGGCCCAACAAGGACCCGCGCGAGTGGCGCGCCAACGTCACGCAGATCCGCAATGCCGCGGGCGGCGCGATGAACGGCATCGATGCGCGCGAGCTCAGCGACGGCGAACTCGAAGGCCGGCGTCAGATCGCCGCGTACTTCAAGTTTTTGCAGGCCGAAGTGCCGGGCTTTGCGCCGTCGGCCATCGTGGAGATCGCGCCGCAGGTTGGCATCCGCGAGACGCGGCGCATTCAGGGCCTGTACGCGCTCGGCCGCGAAGACATCCTCGGCTCGGCCACCTTCGACGACACCATCGGCCTGAACGCCTGGCCGATGGAAATGCACGCCGACGGCCGCATCGAGTGGGCCTTCCCGCGCGACGAAGCCAACGCCTACAACCACCTGCCGTGGCGCATGCTGGTGCCGCAGACGGTCGACAACCTGCTGGTGGCCGGACGCTGCGCCTCGATGACGCACGAGGGCCAGTCGGCCGCGCGCGCCAGCGGCGGCTGCTTCGTGATGGGGCAGGCGGCCGGCACCGCGGCGGCCTCGCTGGGCAGCGGGCGCTTCGCGGCGATCGACGTGGCGGCGCTGCAGAAAAAGCTGGCGGCCGACGGCGTCGACCTCGACCGCTGA
- a CDS encoding Bug family tripartite tricarboxylate transporter substrate binding protein: protein MHATKRALLIACGLAATAALPLSASADTPAWPTKPIRLLVGFPGGSTPDIAARTIAEPLSRALGQPVVVDNKAGASGNIAADQVAKATDDHTLGIVINGNLTSSKMLYPKLPYDPAKDFTYLSLIATAPLVLVAQNSLPSGTAFFDAARQAGDKWNYGSVGVGSVGHLGMELLKSRVNGFKPEHVPYQGNPQVVTAMLGDQVQMGLIPPGVAMPQIRAGKLKAVGLTGGRSALVPEIAPLAEAGVKDFSLEVWVALLGPANLSKTAQARISREIEIVMKDPDVRRKLFEQGWQAVGTSPDGMRTRVKEEAAIMSKIISTRGIKIQ, encoded by the coding sequence ATGCACGCCACCAAGAGAGCCCTCCTGATCGCCTGCGGCCTGGCCGCCACCGCGGCGTTGCCGCTGTCCGCCAGCGCCGACACCCCCGCGTGGCCGACCAAGCCGATCCGCCTGCTGGTGGGTTTCCCCGGCGGATCGACGCCCGACATCGCGGCGCGCACCATCGCCGAGCCGCTGTCCCGCGCGCTGGGCCAGCCGGTCGTGGTGGACAACAAGGCCGGTGCCTCGGGCAACATCGCGGCCGACCAGGTGGCCAAGGCCACCGACGACCACACGCTGGGCATCGTCATCAACGGCAACCTCACGTCGTCGAAGATGCTGTACCCCAAGCTGCCGTACGACCCGGCGAAAGACTTCACGTACCTGTCGCTGATCGCCACCGCGCCGCTGGTGCTCGTGGCACAGAACAGCCTGCCCTCGGGCACCGCCTTCTTCGACGCTGCGCGCCAGGCCGGCGACAAGTGGAACTACGGCTCGGTGGGCGTGGGCTCGGTCGGCCACCTGGGCATGGAACTGCTCAAGAGCCGCGTGAACGGCTTCAAGCCGGAGCACGTGCCCTACCAGGGCAACCCGCAGGTCGTCACCGCCATGCTGGGCGACCAGGTGCAGATGGGCCTGATTCCGCCGGGCGTGGCCATGCCGCAGATCCGCGCCGGCAAGCTCAAGGCCGTGGGCCTCACGGGCGGGCGCAGCGCGCTGGTGCCCGAGATCGCCCCGCTGGCCGAGGCCGGCGTGAAAGACTTCAGCCTCGAGGTGTGGGTGGCGCTGCTCGGCCCGGCCAACCTGTCGAAGACCGCGCAGGCACGCATCAGCCGCGAGATCGAGATCGTCATGAAAGACCCCGACGTGCGCCGCAAGCTCTTCGAACAGGGCTGGCAGGCCGTGGGCACCTCGCCCGACGGCATGCGCACGCGCGTGAAGGAAGAGGCAGCCATCATGAGCAAGATCATTTCCACCCGCGGCATCAAGATCCAGTGA
- a CDS encoding Bug family tripartite tricarboxylate transporter substrate binding protein, translating into MNFPRALLTTAVLALTAASGAWAQGSDYPSKPVTLITPFAAGSGPDAVLRLVSDKLSRLWNQRVVVDNRPGGGGFIAIDQARRAAPDGYTLLQLDSEHIAALPHLYKSRNFVTLQHFDPVASLFRTPFFVAVGTESKWKTMGDLIAAAKANPEAIVYGSWGVGSPGHLGAQQLEALTGIRMRHAPYREVSQLYSNVGTGEVPWAFASIPSSQGIYKAGKLRYIAVAAPKRIPQMPDVPTMAEAGGPASLEVNSFVSLLAPKGVSAAVKAKINADVAKVIADPDIRARFDTFAFEPLAWSPEEIERNAEAKSKVYGELVRRGNISLD; encoded by the coding sequence ATGAACTTTCCGCGCGCATTGCTGACGACCGCCGTCCTCGCCCTGACCGCCGCCTCCGGCGCATGGGCGCAGGGCAGCGACTACCCGAGCAAGCCGGTGACGCTGATCACCCCGTTCGCAGCCGGCAGCGGCCCCGACGCGGTGCTGCGGCTGGTGTCCGACAAGCTCTCGCGCCTGTGGAACCAGCGCGTGGTGGTCGACAACCGGCCCGGTGGCGGCGGCTTCATCGCCATCGACCAGGCGCGCCGCGCCGCGCCCGACGGCTACACGCTGCTGCAGCTGGACAGCGAGCACATCGCCGCGCTGCCGCACCTGTACAAGTCGCGCAACTTCGTGACCTTGCAGCACTTCGACCCGGTCGCCTCGCTGTTCCGCACGCCCTTCTTCGTGGCCGTGGGCACCGAGTCGAAGTGGAAGACCATGGGCGACCTGATCGCCGCCGCCAAGGCCAACCCCGAAGCCATCGTCTACGGCTCGTGGGGCGTCGGCAGCCCGGGCCACCTGGGCGCGCAGCAGCTCGAGGCGCTCACGGGCATCCGCATGCGGCATGCGCCGTACCGCGAGGTGTCGCAGCTGTATTCCAACGTCGGCACCGGCGAGGTGCCGTGGGCTTTCGCGAGCATTCCGTCGAGCCAGGGCATCTACAAGGCCGGCAAGCTGCGCTACATCGCCGTGGCCGCGCCCAAACGCATCCCGCAGATGCCCGACGTGCCCACCATGGCCGAGGCCGGCGGCCCGGCCTCGCTGGAGGTCAATTCCTTCGTGTCGCTGCTGGCGCCCAAGGGCGTGTCGGCGGCCGTGAAGGCCAAGATCAACGCCGACGTGGCCAAGGTCATCGCCGACCCCGACATCCGCGCCCGCTTCGACACCTTCGCCTTCGAGCCGCTGGCCTGGTCGCCCGAGGAGATCGAGCGCAACGCCGAGGCCAAGTCGAAGGTGTACGGCGAGCTGGTGCGCCGGGGCAACATCAGCCTCGACTGA